One Gammaproteobacteria bacterium DNA segment encodes these proteins:
- a CDS encoding IS5 family transposase, protein MTRECHVRFCERLRGQFPRPTRHFGMKAHIGVDADSGLVHTLVGTAANVADVSQTHALLHGEETDVLGDAGYQGMEKRAETKDLDVSWHVAMRPGKRKALGADPVDQLREQYERAKAQLRAKVEHPFHVIKNLFRHRKARYRGLAKNTAQLYVLFGLANLFMARGRLLALDTRDPS, encoded by the coding sequence ATGACGCGAGAGTGTCACGTACGGTTCTGTGAGCGGCTGCGGGGGCAGTTCCCGCGGCCGACTCGCCACTTCGGGATGAAGGCGCATATCGGCGTCGATGCGGACTCTGGCCTGGTACACACCCTCGTGGGCACGGCCGCCAATGTGGCCGACGTGAGTCAGACCCACGCGTTGCTGCATGGTGAGGAGACGGATGTGCTCGGGGATGCGGGCTATCAAGGCATGGAGAAACGGGCCGAGACGAAGGACCTGGACGTCAGCTGGCATGTGGCCATGCGTCCCGGCAAGCGCAAGGCGTTGGGCGCTGACCCGGTGGACCAGCTGCGCGAACAGTACGAGCGGGCGAAGGCGCAGCTGCGAGCAAAGGTGGAGCACCCGTTTCATGTCATCAAGAACCTCTTCCGTCACCGCAAGGCCCGGTACCGCGGGCTGGCCAAGAACACGGCCCAGCTCTATGTCCTGTTCGGCTTGGCCAATCTCTTCATGGCGCGGGGGCGATTACTCGCCCTCGATACCCGTGATCCGTCCTGA
- a CDS encoding ATP-binding protein, with protein MNQKLLALYGLKWNPFTPDVPTEALYVPPQIENFCWRIEQAHLREGGFALVHGDPGSGKSVVMRLLAERLSRLTDLSVGVIHHPQSNLSDFYRELGDIFGIAMRMSNRWGGFKALRARWLDHLGSANRRPVILIDEAQEMTPMVLSELRLLASARFDSQSLLCVVLSGDARLLDKLRREELIPLGSRIRTRLATGVATREELLACLEHLLTTAGNAGLMTQELRHTLADHAAGNYRIFISMAAELLMAAAQRDITVLDEKLYLQVFAAPATQPPRRSAAGVR; from the coding sequence ATGAACCAGAAACTCCTGGCGCTCTATGGCCTCAAATGGAACCCCTTTACCCCCGACGTGCCGACCGAAGCGCTCTATGTGCCGCCCCAGATCGAGAACTTCTGCTGGCGTATCGAGCAGGCGCACCTGCGCGAGGGCGGCTTCGCGCTTGTCCATGGTGATCCCGGCTCCGGCAAAAGCGTCGTCATGCGACTGCTTGCCGAGCGCCTCTCACGCCTGACGGACTTGTCGGTCGGCGTCATCCACCATCCGCAAAGCAACTTGAGCGACTTCTACCGCGAGCTCGGTGACATCTTCGGGATCGCCATGCGCATGAGCAACCGCTGGGGTGGCTTCAAGGCGCTGCGCGCCCGCTGGCTCGACCATCTCGGCTCCGCCAATCGACGCCCCGTCATCCTCATCGACGAAGCCCAGGAAATGACCCCCATGGTCTTGAGTGAGCTGCGCCTGCTGGCCAGCGCACGCTTCGATTCCCAATCGCTCCTGTGCGTGGTGCTCTCTGGCGATGCTCGCCTGCTCGACAAGCTGCGCCGCGAGGAACTCATCCCCTTGGGCTCGCGCATTCGCACACGCCTCGCCACCGGCGTCGCAACCCGTGAAGAGCTCCTCGCCTGCCTCGAACACCTGCTCACCACCGCCGGCAACGCCGGCCTCATGACCCAGGAACTGCGTCACACGCTCGCCGATCACGCCGCAGGCAACTACCGCATCTTCATCAGTATGGCCGCCGAACTGCTCATGGCCGCCGCGCAGCGCGACATCACCGTGCTCGACGAAAAACTCTATCTGCAGGTCTTCGCTGCACCCGCAACGCAACCGCCTCGACGCAGCGCCGCTGGAGTCCGCTGA
- a CDS encoding DDE-type integrase/transposase/recombinase — MSNEDDLPQRDRWARLRFAIIGPLLAAPPAPGQLRAALKDLAAKTWRHPFTGLEMRFAASTLERWFYAARHAADPVRALRNQVRRDIGRFPSLSAEAVQALTTQYREHPGWTAQLHHDNLRVTLADAKSPSYPSVRRYLKAQGLVRQRTPKRATDGAMAARDWLEQREVRSYEVAHVLQLMHLDFHHGSRKVLTRRGEYVKPLLVGFIDDRSRFLCHAQWYTNERTEELVHGLCQALQKVGLPRSLMTDRGAAMISAEFTAGLHHLGIVHLPTLPYSPHVNGKQENLWGRVEGRLLAMLEGEPNLTLEQLNVATQAWITREYHCTVHSELGETPLDRLLAGPNVARECPGSDDLRAAFRLEVKRKQRRSDGTVSLDGQRFELPSRYRHLSEVHLRYARWDLSRVDLVDARTGTILCPVRPLDKTANADALRRRVEPTHPAPSAATNTGIAPLMKQMIADYAATGLPPAYLPTNEKD, encoded by the coding sequence ATGAGCAACGAGGACGATCTACCGCAACGCGATCGTTGGGCGCGACTGCGCTTTGCGATCATCGGACCGCTGCTCGCCGCGCCGCCGGCCCCGGGCCAGTTGCGCGCCGCGCTGAAGGACTTGGCTGCGAAGACCTGGCGTCATCCGTTCACGGGGCTGGAGATGCGGTTCGCCGCCTCGACGCTCGAGCGTTGGTTCTACGCCGCCAGGCATGCCGCCGATCCAGTGCGGGCGCTGCGCAATCAGGTGCGGCGCGACATCGGCCGCTTTCCGAGCCTGTCAGCCGAGGCCGTGCAGGCGCTGACGACCCAGTACCGCGAACACCCGGGCTGGACCGCCCAGTTACACCATGACAACTTACGCGTGACCCTCGCCGACGCGAAGTCGCCCTCGTATCCGAGCGTGCGGCGCTATCTGAAAGCCCAGGGACTCGTGCGCCAACGAACGCCCAAGCGCGCCACTGACGGGGCGATGGCCGCCCGCGACTGGCTCGAACAGCGCGAAGTGCGCAGCTACGAAGTCGCGCATGTGCTGCAGCTCATGCATCTGGACTTCCATCACGGCTCGCGCAAGGTCCTGACCCGCCGTGGCGAGTACGTCAAACCGCTGCTGGTCGGCTTCATCGACGATCGCTCACGGTTCTTGTGCCATGCCCAGTGGTACACGAACGAGCGCACCGAGGAGCTGGTCCACGGCCTGTGCCAGGCCTTGCAAAAGGTCGGGTTGCCGCGCTCGCTGATGACCGACCGCGGCGCGGCGATGATCTCGGCCGAGTTCACCGCGGGGCTTCATCACCTGGGTATTGTGCACCTGCCAACGTTGCCGTATTCGCCGCATGTGAATGGTAAGCAGGAGAACCTCTGGGGCCGCGTCGAAGGGCGCCTGCTCGCCATGCTCGAGGGCGAACCGAACCTCACACTCGAGCAGCTCAACGTGGCGACCCAAGCCTGGATTACCCGGGAATATCATTGCACCGTGCACAGCGAGCTCGGCGAGACACCGCTCGATCGCTTACTCGCCGGCCCCAACGTCGCGCGCGAGTGCCCCGGTAGCGACGACTTGCGCGCCGCCTTCCGCCTCGAGGTCAAGCGCAAGCAACGCCGCTCTGACGGCACCGTCAGTCTCGACGGCCAGCGCTTCGAGCTGCCGTCGCGCTATCGTCATCTGAGCGAGGTGCACCTGCGCTATGCCCGCTGGGACTTGAGCCGCGTCGACCTGGTCGATGCGCGCACGGGCACCATCCTCTGCCCGGTGCGCCCGCTCGATAAAACGGCCAACGCCGACGCCCTGCGCCGGCGCGTCGAGCCGACCCACCCAGCGCCGAGCGCCGCGACCAACACCGGCATCGCACCGCTGATGAAACAAATGATCGCCGACTACGCCGCCACCGGCCTGCCGCCGGCCTATTTACCCACCAACGAGAAGGATTGA
- a CDS encoding PIN domain-containing protein yields MQRFVWDTSAIINIKDPDYTGYSPGYSLIKDLSDGWIPGPYQNIFPSLAVFEVSATASRMHREGKRILREFYLMDENAVLYDVDRGLIEKSYKLHEKPGFDRLRGADLVFACIACIENAYLVTLDKAFAKNLGNAVQLIDLNESIASARYRSLFGI; encoded by the coding sequence ATGCAGAGGTTCGTTTGGGACACCTCCGCAATAATCAACATTAAGGATCCGGATTACACCGGATACTCGCCAGGCTACAGCCTCATAAAGGATCTCTCTGACGGCTGGATACCTGGCCCATACCAAAACATCTTCCCGAGTTTGGCGGTATTTGAAGTGTCTGCGACTGCTTCACGGATGCATCGAGAAGGGAAACGGATACTGCGCGAGTTTTATCTGATGGACGAGAATGCCGTTCTCTATGACGTAGATCGCGGACTTATCGAGAAAAGCTACAAGCTACATGAGAAGCCCGGTTTCGATCGATTGAGAGGGGCAGATTTGGTATTTGCCTGTATAGCCTGCATTGAGAACGCATATTTAGTAACGCTGGACAAGGCGTTCGCGAAAAATCTAGGCAACGCCGTTCAACTCATAGATCTAAATGAGAGCATCGCTTCCGCAAGATACCGTTCGCTTTTCGGGATTTAG
- a CDS encoding DUF4263 domain-containing protein: protein MSGDEAIGNVNRRAASSGRVSYGDSVVLHETSRSRVTLTPFFIPHSDHSELSIKLTTYKKEGGALGWLINEEKTLTLNEAASRLLLNSLQQHLAVATENQDGNFLLLRVSEGATDIGQHDPALVASALTRVLGQEDIVQHLAGAELSDVLVNSLRGAIRVREMQSAVSELRKNLNQGLTDEQIYQEWCKYHAWAFGSAYVVNDEVRNITASDNLDLLLPTVIAGYRDLVELKRPDMQVLRYDQAHRNYFWSADVSKAIGQCHRYLDVLHEVAASGLRDHPEIVAYHPRAIIVIGRSSDWPDPQLRALHGLNHRLSSVTVMTYDQLLSQGERLLQIVSPNDDYEEASIGVNGDWEEDFE from the coding sequence ATGTCAGGTGACGAGGCAATTGGGAATGTCAACAGGAGAGCCGCATCCTCCGGGCGAGTGAGTTATGGCGATTCTGTCGTACTTCATGAAACGTCTCGATCACGGGTAACGCTCACGCCCTTCTTCATTCCACACTCAGATCATTCTGAGCTCTCGATCAAACTGACAACCTACAAAAAAGAGGGTGGTGCGCTAGGCTGGTTGATAAACGAAGAAAAAACACTCACTCTCAATGAAGCGGCCTCAAGGTTGTTGCTCAATTCTCTACAACAGCATTTGGCAGTTGCCACTGAAAACCAAGATGGAAATTTTCTTCTTCTAAGGGTATCTGAAGGCGCAACTGATATTGGTCAACACGATCCTGCGTTGGTGGCTTCTGCACTTACGCGAGTATTGGGGCAAGAAGACATTGTTCAGCATCTAGCTGGAGCCGAGCTGAGCGATGTGCTCGTTAACTCACTGCGTGGTGCTATACGGGTCAGGGAAATGCAATCGGCTGTATCAGAACTGCGAAAAAATTTGAACCAAGGCTTGACCGATGAACAAATTTATCAAGAATGGTGTAAGTACCACGCTTGGGCCTTCGGTAGCGCATACGTCGTAAACGATGAAGTGCGCAATATTACTGCCAGTGATAATCTCGATTTATTGCTTCCTACTGTGATTGCTGGCTACCGAGATTTAGTTGAACTGAAAAGGCCTGATATGCAGGTGCTCAGGTACGATCAAGCTCATCGTAACTACTTCTGGTCAGCTGATGTATCGAAGGCAATCGGCCAATGTCATAGGTATTTGGACGTCCTTCACGAGGTTGCGGCCAGCGGATTACGAGATCATCCAGAAATCGTGGCCTATCATCCAAGGGCAATTATTGTCATAGGAAGGTCTAGCGACTGGCCAGATCCACAGTTAAGGGCTTTGCACGGTCTCAATCATCGCCTTTCGAGCGTTACCGTCATGACGTACGATCAATTGCTCTCACAAGGTGAGCGGCTGCTACAAATTGTGAGCCCAAATGATGATTACGAAGAAGCCTCAATAGGCGTTAATGGCGATTGGGAAGAAGATTTTGAATGA
- a CDS encoding DUF6602 domain-containing protein: MADVAREMRARSASIRRDYASHHLSAGENREDLVAHFLEDHLPKRFGISSGMVISHDGAFSNQADLVVVDALNNAPLHASQRNQLWPVEAVYALIEVKTTISPSDLEDAIAKCRRFKALKRRFCETGQNQRIFDSLFVIWSFDSAKAVTLKKNLAAALSDVLRGEQPDLLLVPDRLVARAGSYLELSKLGQPSSSFRGQLHAKHGADLSHLVPEPAEVGEMDENALLAWFIWFDSWLRQAGARSTDLIAYLPPDVILGRIV, translated from the coding sequence TTGGCAGATGTCGCACGGGAGATGCGGGCACGGTCGGCCTCGATCCGGCGCGACTACGCGAGCCATCACTTGTCTGCCGGTGAGAACCGCGAGGATCTTGTAGCTCACTTTCTTGAGGATCACCTTCCAAAACGCTTTGGGATAAGCAGTGGAATGGTGATATCGCACGATGGGGCGTTCTCCAATCAAGCAGACCTTGTAGTGGTTGACGCACTGAACAACGCTCCTCTTCATGCGAGTCAGCGCAATCAGCTTTGGCCGGTTGAAGCGGTATACGCACTCATTGAAGTAAAGACGACCATCAGCCCGTCCGATCTCGAGGACGCCATCGCAAAGTGTCGCCGGTTCAAAGCACTCAAGCGGAGGTTCTGTGAAACGGGGCAGAACCAAAGGATCTTTGACTCCCTCTTTGTCATATGGTCCTTCGATTCAGCGAAGGCTGTCACGCTTAAGAAGAATCTCGCAGCGGCGCTCTCAGATGTGCTGCGCGGTGAGCAGCCTGACTTGTTATTGGTTCCAGACCGTCTGGTTGCCCGCGCTGGCTCGTACCTTGAGCTCTCGAAGCTCGGGCAGCCAAGCAGTTCATTCCGCGGCCAACTACATGCAAAGCATGGAGCCGACCTTAGCCACCTAGTCCCAGAGCCCGCGGAGGTTGGGGAAATGGACGAAAATGCACTGCTGGCATGGTTTATCTGGTTCGACTCTTGGCTTCGGCAGGCCGGGGCGCGATCCACGGACCTCATCGCCTATCTGCCTCCGGACGTGATCCTCGGACGCATTGTATGA